In one window of Zingiber officinale cultivar Zhangliang chromosome 11A, Zo_v1.1, whole genome shotgun sequence DNA:
- the LOC122032574 gene encoding ubiquitin-conjugating enzyme E2-17 kDa-like yields the protein MASKRLQKELKDLEKDPPLSCSAGPVGEDMFHWQATIMGPADSPFAGGVFLVNIHFPPDYPFRPPKMSFLTKVYHPNINSNGSICLDILKEQWSPALTISKVLLSMCSLLTDPNPDDPLVPEIAQIYKNDRVKYETTARSWTQKHTMG from the exons ATGGCTTCCAAGAGGCTACAGAAGGAGTTAAAGGACTTGGAGAAGGACCCGCCCCTGTCATGCAGTGCAG GTCCTGTTGGTGAGGACATGTTCCACTGGCAAGCCACCATTATGGGGCCTGCTGATAGCCCATTTGCAGGTGGTGTATTTTTAGTGAATATTCATTTTCCACCAGATTATCCCTTCAGGCCACCAAAG ATGTCTTTTCTAACAAAAGTCTATCACCCAAATATTAACAGCAATGGCAGCATCTGCCTTGACATTCTGAAGGAGCAATGGAGTCCTGCTTTGACAATATCTAAG GTGCTGTTATCGATGTGCTCACTCCTCACTGATCCCAACCCTGATGATCCTTTAGTTCCTGAGATCGCTCAAATTTACAAGAATGATCGAGTCAAGTACGAGACCACTGCCAGGTCATGGACTCAGAAACATACCATGGGCTAA